In uncultured Cohaesibacter sp., a genomic segment contains:
- a CDS encoding Lrp/AsnC family transcriptional regulator, producing MLDRLDRRILQILQEDATMPVAEIGRRVGLSTTPCWRRIQKMEEEGVITGRVVLLDPEKVNTKVTAFVAVTTNEHSSDWLKRFADVIRDFPEVVEFYRMAGQVDYLLRVVVPDIDAYDAFYKKLIARIEVGDISTTFAMEQIKYTTALPLNYLPDKEAR from the coding sequence ATGCTGGATCGTTTGGATCGGCGCATCCTGCAAATTCTGCAGGAAGATGCCACAATGCCCGTAGCGGAAATCGGACGCAGGGTCGGATTGTCAACCACGCCGTGCTGGCGACGCATTCAGAAAATGGAAGAGGAAGGCGTGATTACCGGTCGCGTTGTTCTGCTGGACCCCGAAAAGGTGAACACTAAGGTGACTGCCTTTGTTGCCGTCACCACCAATGAGCACTCCTCCGACTGGCTCAAACGCTTTGCCGACGTTATCAGAGATTTCCCGGAAGTGGTGGAGTTTTATCGCATGGCCGGGCAGGTAGACTACCTGCTGCGGGTCGTTGTTCCGGATATCGATGCCTATGACGCCTTCTACAAGAAGCTCATTGCGCGCATCGAGGTAGGCGATATTTCAACGACCTTTGCGATGGAGCAGATCAAATACACCACCGCTCTGCCGCTCAACTATCTGCCAGACAAGGAAGCGCGGTGA
- a CDS encoding uracil-DNA glycosylase family protein has protein sequence MEEEVVHCRACVAEPTGSPLPHQPRPVVGLSATARICIAGQAPGMRVHQTGIPFNDPSGDRLRDWMGIGREIFYDQNLIAIVPMGFCFPGYDAKGGDLPPRKECVGLWHDRIFAAMPQIELILAIGHYAQRYHLGSLRKKSLTETVKAARAFWDRAERPRVLPLPHPSWRNTAWLKKNQWFEREILPLLKEEVQKHLVSTR, from the coding sequence ATTGAGGAGGAGGTCGTTCACTGTCGCGCCTGTGTCGCTGAGCCCACAGGATCGCCGTTGCCACATCAGCCAAGACCTGTGGTTGGTCTGTCGGCGACCGCCCGAATCTGCATCGCCGGGCAGGCGCCTGGCATGCGTGTTCACCAGACTGGTATCCCCTTCAACGATCCTTCCGGGGATCGTCTGAGGGACTGGATGGGGATCGGTCGGGAAATCTTCTATGATCAGAACCTGATTGCCATTGTGCCGATGGGCTTTTGCTTTCCCGGGTATGACGCCAAGGGCGGCGATCTCCCGCCGCGCAAGGAATGCGTCGGCCTCTGGCATGACCGGATCTTTGCCGCCATGCCGCAGATCGAGCTGATCCTTGCCATCGGGCACTATGCCCAGCGCTACCATCTTGGCTCCTTGCGCAAGAAGTCGCTTACCGAGACCGTGAAGGCCGCGCGGGCCTTCTGGGACAGGGCAGAAAGGCCGCGCGTTTTGCCCTTGCCCCATCCGTCCTGGCGGAACACCGCCTGGCTCAAGAAAAATCAGTGGTTTGAGCGCGAAATCCTGCCGTTGCTCAAGGAAGAGGTGCAAAAGCACCTCGTCTCCACACGGTGA
- a CDS encoding ATP-binding protein, with product MNSARAAKRRAVLRTVHDVREQLNNKNGYRPSFRHELMLMYAENRISAAFAIPILFLISAAISTLWTTPIYSLFWLIAAIFTHSAKTIFAKSFVHYSGNDVALNVWQRRFLFLEGIDGIVWAAILLLPTAKDVGYLEEYQFAVMLVVIAITTMLSFPIPAAVWAGSLPIAVVINHSILIHSRQIDTTLSLMSIGAIVFFILLSKRLYSSTVAMLNFRLEKDYLITELEQAKAVSDESRRQAEEANTAKSRFLATMSHELRTPLNAILGFSEMMKSEVFGPLPNEKYKEYANDIHASGSHLLNLINEILDLSRIEAGRYKLNEEAVTLALVAEDCENLLRIRAKAKDISIVLDADQTLPKLWADERAVRQVILNLLTNAVKFTPNGGVITLTVKSTEDGGQMVSVKDTGIGIPEHEIATVLSAFGQGSAAIQSAEEGSGLGLSIVQALVTMHDGSFDLKSELRKGTTVTAKFPPSRVMDVVQPKKPRILLKRAG from the coding sequence GTGAACAGCGCTCGCGCAGCAAAAAGACGCGCGGTGTTGCGCACGGTTCATGACGTGCGCGAACAACTCAACAACAAGAATGGCTACCGTCCCTCCTTCCGCCATGAACTGATGCTGATGTATGCAGAGAACCGGATTTCTGCGGCCTTTGCCATTCCGATCCTGTTTCTTATCTCCGCGGCAATTTCCACGCTCTGGACAACCCCCATCTATTCGCTCTTCTGGTTGATCGCGGCCATTTTCACCCATTCGGCAAAAACCATTTTTGCCAAAAGCTTCGTGCACTATTCCGGCAATGACGTCGCGCTCAATGTCTGGCAGCGGCGTTTTCTGTTTCTGGAAGGCATTGACGGCATTGTTTGGGCAGCCATTCTTTTGCTGCCGACAGCAAAGGACGTTGGCTATCTGGAGGAATACCAGTTTGCCGTGATGCTGGTCGTCATTGCGATCACGACCATGCTGAGTTTCCCGATACCGGCGGCGGTGTGGGCGGGTTCCCTGCCCATTGCGGTGGTGATCAATCATTCCATTCTCATTCACTCGCGGCAGATCGACACGACCCTGTCGCTGATGTCGATCGGGGCCATCGTCTTTTTCATCCTTCTGTCGAAGCGGCTTTACAGCTCCACTGTCGCCATGCTGAATTTCCGGCTGGAAAAGGACTATCTGATCACCGAGCTGGAACAGGCCAAGGCGGTCTCCGATGAGTCGCGTCGTCAAGCAGAGGAGGCCAATACGGCCAAGAGCCGCTTTCTGGCGACCATGAGTCACGAGTTGCGCACGCCTCTCAACGCCATTCTCGGCTTTTCGGAAATGATGAAAAGCGAAGTCTTCGGGCCCTTGCCGAACGAGAAGTACAAGGAATATGCCAACGACATCCACGCTTCCGGGTCGCATCTGCTCAATCTCATCAACGAGATACTCGACCTGTCCCGCATCGAGGCTGGTCGTTACAAGCTCAATGAGGAAGCAGTAACATTGGCGCTGGTCGCTGAAGACTGCGAAAACCTGCTGAGGATCAGGGCCAAGGCCAAGGATATCTCCATCGTGCTGGATGCCGATCAGACCTTGCCGAAACTGTGGGCGGATGAACGCGCCGTGCGGCAGGTCATCCTCAATCTGCTGACCAACGCCGTCAAATTCACGCCCAATGGCGGGGTCATCACGCTTACAGTCAAATCCACCGAGGATGGCGGTCAGATGGTTTCCGTCAAGGACACAGGGATCGGCATTCCTGAGCATGAAATCGCGACGGTTCTCAGCGCCTTCGGTCAAGGGTCGGCGGCCATTCAGAGCGCCGAGGAAGGCTCCGGGCTTGGGCTTTCCATCGTTCAGGCGCTGGTCACCATGCACGACGGCTCATTCGACCTCAAGTCGGAATTGCGCAAGGGCACGACCGTCACCGCCAAGTTCCCGCCAAGCCGTGTTATGGATGTCGTCCAGCCCAAGAAGCCGCGCATCTTGCTCAAGAGAGCCGGATAG
- a CDS encoding DMT family transporter — MSLLGFMLVLAAAVCHATWNFFVKRINAGPELVWLFSLITVVIYSPLAIYFALTMEAIDLVGISFIVGSCIIHLGYFLLLQKGYRTGDLSVVYPTARATGPMLSTIFAIALLGEQATLQGGLGALVIIFGVMMLAGGLKVRSAEQITSLLFGVGAGTLIGSYTVWDAYAVSVLALPPLLLDYSSSFGRMLLLAPVAARRKGAVAEIWRKHKPGLFVIALFNPLAYILALVAMTFTPVTYIAPIREVSVVLTVLLGSLVLGEGNLRSRLTWSCVILAGVSILASA, encoded by the coding sequence ATGTCACTTCTCGGATTTATGCTCGTTCTGGCCGCTGCCGTTTGCCATGCCACCTGGAACTTCTTTGTCAAACGCATCAACGCCGGACCTGAACTGGTCTGGCTGTTCTCCCTGATCACCGTAGTCATCTACAGCCCGTTGGCGATCTATTTCGCCCTGACCATGGAGGCAATCGATCTCGTCGGGATCAGTTTCATTGTTGGCAGTTGCATCATTCATCTGGGCTATTTTCTGCTGCTGCAAAAGGGCTATCGCACCGGCGATCTGTCCGTGGTCTACCCGACTGCGCGGGCGACTGGTCCCATGCTGTCGACCATCTTCGCAATCGCCCTGCTCGGTGAACAGGCCACTCTTCAGGGTGGGCTTGGCGCTCTGGTCATCATCTTTGGCGTTATGATGCTGGCAGGCGGGCTCAAGGTGCGCTCGGCCGAGCAAATCACGTCGCTGTTGTTCGGTGTCGGCGCTGGTACCCTGATCGGCAGCTATACGGTCTGGGATGCCTATGCCGTCTCGGTTCTGGCTCTTCCGCCGCTGCTGCTTGACTATAGCTCTTCATTCGGTCGGATGTTGTTGCTGGCTCCCGTCGCGGCGAGGCGAAAGGGGGCTGTTGCCGAGATTTGGCGAAAGCACAAGCCGGGGCTTTTTGTCATCGCACTCTTCAACCCGCTTGCCTACATTCTGGCGCTGGTGGCCATGACCTTCACGCCGGTGACCTATATCGCCCCCATCCGCGAAGTCAGCGTCGTGCTGACGGTATTGCTGGGTAGCCTTGTGCTGGGAGAGGGGAACCTCAGGAGCAGGCTCACATGGTCCTGCGTCATTCTGGCGGGCGTCTCCATTCTGGCTTCGGCCTGA
- the cobS gene encoding adenosylcobinamide-GDP ribazoletransferase, with product MSEMSTPNGKPSPIKQVIRYLLLWRQDILDSLAFFTRLPVPTFLGKASQDLPKMRRTSRAMPIIGLILSFLALIPATLFDALAWTAPLPSFLLACMTIVTMSIVTGGLHEDGLADVADGFWGGHTIARKLEIMKDSRLGSYGATALCMSLLMRISIVYYLFENYGVTKGGIAYLAAGAVSRVPLMHVWHTLPAARLSGLSASLGRPSTTSYTIAIALGGLATALMVVPAFGLAAGVSSFVMIILASLMMARLANHHIKGQTGDVLGASQQVGEIFFGIGLLLFASVG from the coding sequence ATGTCCGAAATGTCCACGCCAAATGGAAAGCCGTCTCCAATCAAACAGGTCATCAGATATCTGTTGTTGTGGCGGCAGGACATACTGGATTCTCTGGCTTTCTTTACACGTCTACCGGTCCCGACCTTTCTTGGCAAGGCCAGTCAGGATCTGCCCAAGATGCGTCGCACCTCACGGGCGATGCCGATCATCGGCTTGATTCTCTCCTTTCTGGCCCTTATTCCGGCAACCCTTTTTGACGCCCTTGCCTGGACGGCACCTTTGCCGTCATTCCTGCTGGCGTGCATGACCATCGTCACCATGTCGATTGTTACCGGTGGGCTGCACGAAGATGGCCTTGCCGACGTGGCGGATGGCTTCTGGGGTGGGCACACCATCGCCCGCAAACTGGAAATCATGAAGGACAGTCGTCTCGGTAGCTATGGCGCAACGGCGCTTTGCATGTCGCTGCTGATGCGGATCAGCATCGTTTACTACCTGTTCGAGAATTATGGCGTCACCAAAGGCGGGATCGCCTATCTGGCTGCCGGGGCTGTCTCCCGCGTTCCGCTGATGCATGTCTGGCACACCCTTCCGGCTGCACGATTGAGCGGGCTTTCCGCCAGCCTCGGGCGGCCCTCCACCACCTCCTACACCATCGCCATTGCGTTGGGCGGTCTTGCCACCGCGCTGATGGTCGTCCCCGCATTCGGGCTGGCCGCCGGGGTTTCGTCTTTCGTGATGATTATTCTGGCGAGTCTGATGATGGCAAGGCTGGCCAATCATCATATCAAGGGTCAGACTGGCGATGTCCTCGGCGCTTCACAACAGGTCGGGGAGATCTTTTTCGGCATCGGCCTGCTTCTGTTTGCGTCGGTCGGATAA